The uncultured Hyphomonas sp. genome includes a window with the following:
- a CDS encoding serpin family protein: protein MRRLIVPALTAFAALGACQQPSPVDVPETPATQAPGTTPAQASPSDKDNLVDPVVTIPKKEVQPVPIAVTTLDATAPLAEGNNLFAWSLYDALQDKPGNLFVSPASVSEAFALLYPGAAGDTATQMGNVFGFDGVPAESFAGAQNTLNDAVTSDTEKTKLTVANAVWLREGSSLQAPYRQAVEGIMKAKVALVDFSQPAAAAKLINTWVEDHTNDKIHDLIPPGAIRPGLTELILTNAVWFKADWQSPFKAEATQDGTFYAPSGEITAKLMSQTLKKARYLSRDGYAALDLDYAGDDYALTVILPDTQDGLSDVASAMTPESFTALLSDIDTAERKRVHLVLPKVSIEASYELNDPLIALGLGDAFTGAADFSGLIEGAGPGDLVISKVLQKTFLDIDEKGTEAAAATAIMMERTAIFVPEEDPVEFRADHPFLIALRHKPTGTVMFLGRVEAPPAAEDD from the coding sequence ATGCGCCGTTTGATTGTTCCCGCGCTCACCGCTTTTGCCGCGCTTGGCGCCTGCCAGCAGCCTTCACCCGTGGACGTGCCGGAAACGCCAGCCACGCAGGCCCCCGGCACCACGCCGGCGCAGGCCTCCCCGTCCGACAAGGACAATCTGGTCGATCCAGTGGTCACAATACCGAAAAAGGAAGTGCAACCTGTGCCGATAGCCGTCACCACGCTCGACGCCACAGCCCCGCTCGCCGAAGGCAACAATCTGTTCGCCTGGTCGCTCTACGATGCGCTGCAGGACAAGCCGGGCAACCTCTTTGTCTCGCCTGCCTCGGTCAGCGAAGCCTTCGCCCTGCTCTATCCGGGCGCGGCGGGGGACACCGCAACGCAGATGGGCAACGTGTTCGGGTTTGATGGTGTCCCGGCCGAAAGCTTTGCCGGCGCACAGAACACGCTGAACGATGCCGTTACGTCCGACACGGAAAAGACCAAGCTGACCGTCGCCAATGCCGTCTGGCTACGCGAAGGCTCCAGCTTGCAGGCGCCTTACCGGCAGGCCGTCGAAGGCATCATGAAGGCCAAGGTCGCCCTGGTCGATTTCAGCCAGCCCGCTGCCGCCGCGAAGCTCATCAACACCTGGGTCGAAGATCATACGAACGACAAGATCCACGACCTGATCCCGCCTGGCGCGATCCGCCCCGGCCTGACCGAGCTGATCCTTACCAATGCCGTCTGGTTCAAAGCCGACTGGCAAAGCCCCTTCAAGGCCGAAGCAACACAGGACGGAACCTTCTACGCCCCGTCCGGTGAGATCACCGCGAAGCTGATGAGTCAGACGCTGAAGAAGGCGCGCTACCTCTCCCGCGACGGCTATGCCGCCCTGGATCTCGACTATGCCGGGGACGACTATGCCCTCACCGTGATCCTGCCCGATACGCAGGACGGCCTGTCGGATGTCGCCTCGGCGATGACACCGGAAAGCTTCACCGCGCTCCTGTCGGACATCGACACCGCAGAGCGCAAGCGCGTGCACCTCGTCTTGCCGAAAGTCTCCATCGAAGCCAGTTACGAGCTGAACGATCCGCTGATCGCGCTCGGCCTCGGCGACGCCTTCACCGGCGCGGCGGATTTCTCCGGCCTGATCGAAGGGGCTGGTCCCGGTGATCTGGTGATCAGCAAGGTGCTGCAGAAGACCTTCCTCGACATCGACGAGAAAGGCACCGAAGCGGCGGCTGCGACGGCGATCATGATGGAGCGCACGGCGATTTTCGTTCCGGAGGAAGACCCGGTCGAGTTTCGCGCCGATCACCCCTTCCTGATCGCGCTGCGTCACAAGCCGACAGGCACCGTGATGTTCCTGGGCCGGGTGGAAGCACCGCCGGCGGCTGAAGACGATTGA